From Rutidosis leptorrhynchoides isolate AG116_Rl617_1_P2 chromosome 3, CSIRO_AGI_Rlap_v1, whole genome shotgun sequence, a single genomic window includes:
- the LOC139899099 gene encoding KH domain-containing protein At3g08620-like — protein sequence MSSLYGQNLTYSPARAPSSPNIWANPDVENSYLAELLEEKLKLAPFIRILPICSKLLNQEIFRVSQMMPNQGYNDFDRLQRGSPSPLNPLDVIPDVDIRWNGNAGWSPLQHERIGMQQGLPMDQWNAAPANPSSFITKRILRLDIPVNSFPNFNFVGRLLGPRGNSLKRVEASTGCRVFIRGQGSIKDPEKEDSLRGRPGYEHLVEPLHILIEAELPASIIDVRLRQAQEIIEELLKPVDESQDLYKRQQLRELALLNSNFKEESPQPRGSVSPFSSSSMKRAKTAW from the exons ATGTCAAGTCTCTATGGTCAAAACTTGACTTACTCACCTGCTAGAGCCCCTTCATCTCCAAATATATGGGCGAATCCAGATGTTGAAAA TTCATATCTGGCAGAGTTACTTGAAGAAAAACTTAAGCTTGCACCTTTTATAAGAATCCTTCCTATTTGCAGTAAATTATTGAATCAAG AGATCTTTAGGGTTTCTCAAATGATGCCGAATCAAGGTTATAATGATTTTGACAGACTGCAACGTGGTAGCCCGAGTCCGTTGAACCCGTTAGACGTTATCCCTGATGTCGACATCCGTTGGAATGGAAATGCGGGCTGGAGTCCTCTTCAACACGAG agaATAGGTATGCAACAAGGATTGCCAATGGATCAGTGGAATGCAGCACCAGCAAACCCGAGTTCATTCATTACAAAGAGAATCTTGCGATTGGACATACCCGTAAACAGTTTTCCAAAT TTCAACTTTGTTGGAAGGCTTTTGGGTCCCAGAGGCAATTCATTGAAGCGAGTTGAAGCCTCAACAGGATGTCGTGTATTTATTAGAGGTCAGGGCTCTATTAAAGACCCCGAAAAG GAGGATAGTTTGAGGGGTAGACCTGGGTATGAGCACCTTGTAGAACCACTTCACATCTTGATTGAGGCCGAGTTGCCTGCAAGCATCATCGATGTACGTTTGAGACAAGCACAAGAAATCATCGAAGAGCTACTCAAACCTGTG GACGAGTCTCAGGATTTGTACAAGAGACAACAGTTAAGAGAGCTTGCTTTGCTAAACTCCAACTTTAAAGAAGAGAGCCCTCAACCTAGGGGAAGTGTGTCGCCTTTTAGTTCCAGTAGCATGAAACGGGCCAAGACTGCTTGGTGA
- the LOC139899098 gene encoding cytochrome b-c1 complex subunit 8-like, whose amino-acid sequence MGKVPVKIKSVVYGLSPYQQKVMPGLWKELVNKMTHKVTENWLNAILLVGPIVGTYTYINTYQEREKMEHRY is encoded by the exons ATGGGAAAAGTTCCGGTGAAAATTAAGTCCGTGGTGTACGGATTATCACCGTATCAACAAAAGGTGATGCCTGGTTTATGGAAGGAACTCGTAAACAAGATGACCCACAAAGTAACTGAAAACTGGCTTAACGCGATTCTCTTAGTTGGTCCCATTGTCGGAACCTACAC GTATATTAACACTTACCAAGAAAGAGAGAAGATGGAGCATAGATACTGA